One Flavobacterium cerinum genomic window, GGGATTAAAACCAGCTATTAATAATTTCTCTATTGCCTTTTTTAAAATGTCAAACGCCAAGGTTCGAGATTCGAATGTCTTGAACATCTTGTTTACCTCCAAGTAAAGTCCAGGCTGTCTTGTTAGTTTGCCGGTTTTAGGATTGCGATATGAGTAATACACGTACCACCTTTTTTTTATATTGCCATTAGCATTATAAACTTTAGGACCCGAATAGTTTAGATTAATCTGTTTCAAATCGTATGCGGTAGCGTATGCGGTTTGTAAAATTTCTAATATTTTAGACATAAAAAAACGGCTTTAAATTGCTTTAAAACCGTCTAAACATTATGTTTTGTTGTTCCTCTGAACTCGTAGCGAGGACGGGAGTTGAACCCGTGACCTCAGGGTTATGAATCCTGCGCTCTAACCGACTGAGCTACCTCGCCATTTTTGTTTGTGTTACATCCTTGAATGCGGGTGCAAATATAAGACTAAATCCGAAGCTTCCAAACATATTCCGAAAAAAAATATTTTTTTTCAATTTCTTTTTTTTTGTATGTATTATTCTATATATTTCCGAAAAATTTAATATATGGAAGGTAAAATAAAATATGAATTGGAATTCCCGATTATGTCTTCTCCGCAATTATTGTATCAATATATTTCAACACCTTCCGGTTTATCAGAGTGGTTTGCCGATAATGTAAATTCAAGAGGCGAATTTTTCACCTTTATTTGGGACGACTCTGAAGAGAAAGCACGACTGGCTTCTAAAAAGTCAGGTGAGAAAGTAAAATTCCGCTGGGTAGATGATAATGATAAAGACAGCGAATATTATTTTGAATTGCGTATACTGGAAGACGAAATCACAAAAGACGTTTCTTTAATGGTTGTCGATTTCGCCGAACAAGGTGATCTTCATGAAGCGAAATTACTATGGGAAAATCAGATTTCCGATTTGAAACATGTTATCGGTTCTGCCTAATTTTTAAGATATATAAAGTATATTTGCCCTGAAATAAAATCAGGGCTTTTTTATGGTTAATTATAACGGCGCTATCGTTGAAAATTCCGGAATAACAATCGATGGCAACAGAGGATTCCTTTACGGAGATGCAATTTTTGAAACACTGAAAGTACTGGACGGAAAAATTCTGTTCCTGGAAGATCATTATTTCAGACTAATGGCTTCTACCCGAATCGTTCGAATGGATCTTCCGATGAATTTCACAATGGAATATTTTGAAGACCAGGTGACTCGTTTATTAGCCGTTAAAACCGCTTCCGCTGCTTTCCGCGTACGTTTTACGGTTTTCAGACAAAACGGAGGGTTTTATTTACCAACCAGCAACGAAACGGCTTTTCTGGTAACAGCAGAACCGCTAACAAACCCAATGTATGCAATCGAAAATTCGGCATACGAAGTGGAATTATTCAAAGATTTCTACATCACCAAACAGCTATTATCGACTTTAAAAAGCACGAATAAAATCGTTCAGATTACCGGAAGTATCTTTGCTGATGAAAACGGTTATAGCAACTGCCTACTATTAAATGATGATAAAAATGTTACGGAAGCCTTACAATCGAACCTTTTTATGCTAATAAACGGTCAACTCATCACGCCTCCTTTGGCGGATGGTTGTTTGAACGGAATTATGCGAAAACAAATTCTGGCATTAGCCCGTAAAATTGAGGGATTAGAGGTTATTGAGCAATCTATTTCTCCGTTTGACCTACAAAAAGCAGACGAACTGTTCCTAACAAACGTTATCAAAGGAATTCAACCGATCACAAAATACCGCAAAAAAGAATATAAAACGGATTTAGCGACAGAATTACTAAAAAAGCTAAATGCTTTTGTACGGTTAAATTAATTGAGTACCGGGTTTTCCGGCGCATTGGACCAAATCAGATAATCGCCACCTAATTCCATGATTTTTTCTTTCCAGAAATGAGTTGTGGGCTTACCGATTATTTTGTTTTTGTAGCTGTTTTCACTAACAATCCACGCATTTTCTTCCAGCTCGTGTTCTAACTGATGGCTATCCCATCCGGTATAACCCAGAAAAAAACGGATATTACCCTTTTTGATTTTCCCCTGATTAATCAATTCTTTTGTCAGCTCAAAGTCACCTCCCCAATAAATTCCATTGGAGATTTCGACGCTGTTCGTAATCAGTTCCGGGACATTATGGATAAAATACAGATTATCCTGCTCCACAGGTCCGCCATTATAAATCTTAAAATTCGCATTAATTTCAGGGATCAGATCATGAATCGTATATCCCAAAGGTTTATTAAGGATAAATCCTACTGAGCCTTCGCTGTTGTGATCGGCCAATAGAATAACGGATCTGTTAAAAGACAAATCTCCGATTATAGAAGGCTCTGCAATGAGCAGATTTCCTTTTTGAGGCTTAATTGAAATCATTTTAGCGATAGTTTAAAATTAAATTTAACAAAAAAAGACAATTGAGCCAAAAAAAAACGTTTAAGGAATAAAAAAAACCTCTCAAAGAGAGGTTTTAACTTTTTTCAAATGTATTTTATTTGTTTACTGAACCTTCTAACTCAGCTCCCGCTTTGAATTTTACAACATTTTTAGCGGCAATTTTGATAGTTTTTCCTGTTTGAGGATTTCTTCCTTCTCTTGCAGCTCTCTTAGAAACTGACCAAGAACCAAAACCTACTAAAGATACTCTTCCACCTTTAGCTAAAGTACCTTCAACATTGTTTAAAAAAGATTCCAAAGCTAATTTGGCGGCTGCTTTAGTGATACCTGCATCAGCAGCAATTGCATCGATTAATTCTGATTTGTTCATAATTCTAGTTATTAATTGTTTGGTTAAAATTAATTAAATGTCTTACAAATTTATGCGGATTTACCAATTACGCAAGTCTTTTCAAGGTTTTAACCTAAAAATGTTAATAACTAGAGCTGTTTGTTAATAAACTTTGTTGCTTTTTTCATTTTTTTCGCAACTATTAGTGTTTGTGGGGCTTAGAAAGCGACTGCACTTTCTGAAAAAACAATTCCGTTTAGCAATTCGGATGCTTTCATCCTTTTCTTACCCGGGAACTGTAATTGCAAAATTGTGATATAACCGTCCGATACCGCTACTTTAATTTCTTTTTTAGTCGTTTGTATCGTTCCCGGAACTAACGAATGTTGCGCTTCTTCAAAAGCGGTTTCATAAATTTTAACATTCCATTCCTGATCATTATCTTTTACAAAACACCAGGCAGCCGGATACGGACTAAGTCCTCTTACCAAATTGTGAACAGTTAATCCGTTTTGACTCCAGTCTATTTTACAATTGTCTTTATTCAGTTTATAAGCCGTTTTAATATCAGCGCTTTCGGATTGTATTGTTGTTGTCGCTTCTTCTTTTTCAATAAGCTGTAACGTTTTTACAACGGTATCCTGACCTAACATCATTAAGCGATCATGTAATTCACCGGCTGTTTCATTAGCACCGATTTCCGTCTCAGCCCGTAAAATCATTGCTCCGGTATCAATCTTATCATCAATAAAAAATGTTGTTACACCTGTTTTGGCTTCACCGTTGATAATCGCCCAGTTAATCGGAGCCGCTCCTCTATATTCCGGT contains:
- a CDS encoding HU family DNA-binding protein, whose protein sequence is MNKSELIDAIAADAGITKAAAKLALESFLNNVEGTLAKGGRVSLVGFGSWSVSKRAAREGRNPQTGKTIKIAAKNVVKFKAGAELEGSVNK
- a CDS encoding START-like domain-containing protein → MEGKIKYELEFPIMSSPQLLYQYISTPSGLSEWFADNVNSRGEFFTFIWDDSEEKARLASKKSGEKVKFRWVDDNDKDSEYYFELRILEDEITKDVSLMVVDFAEQGDLHEAKLLWENQISDLKHVIGSA
- a CDS encoding aminotransferase class IV, which codes for MVNYNGAIVENSGITIDGNRGFLYGDAIFETLKVLDGKILFLEDHYFRLMASTRIVRMDLPMNFTMEYFEDQVTRLLAVKTASAAFRVRFTVFRQNGGFYLPTSNETAFLVTAEPLTNPMYAIENSAYEVELFKDFYITKQLLSTLKSTNKIVQITGSIFADENGYSNCLLLNDDKNVTEALQSNLFMLINGQLITPPLADGCLNGIMRKQILALARKIEGLEVIEQSISPFDLQKADELFLTNVIKGIQPITKYRKKEYKTDLATELLKKLNAFVRLN
- the fmt gene encoding methionyl-tRNA formyltransferase, producing MKALRIVFMGTPEFAVGILDTIYQNHYEIAAVITAPDKPAGRGQKIKYSAVKEYALEKGLPVLQPTNLKDPQFLSELQSLNANLQVVVAFRMLPEAVWKMPALGTFNLHASLLPEYRGAAPINWAIINGEAKTGVTTFFIDDKIDTGAMILRAETEIGANETAGELHDRLMMLGQDTVVKTLQLIEKEEATTTIQSESADIKTAYKLNKDNCKIDWSQNGLTVHNLVRGLSPYPAAWCFVKDNDQEWNVKIYETAFEEAQHSLVPGTIQTTKKEIKVAVSDGYITILQLQFPGKKRMKASELLNGIVFSESAVAF
- a CDS encoding YqgE/AlgH family protein, with product MISIKPQKGNLLIAEPSIIGDLSFNRSVILLADHNSEGSVGFILNKPLGYTIHDLIPEINANFKIYNGGPVEQDNLYFIHNVPELITNSVEISNGIYWGGDFELTKELINQGKIKKGNIRFFLGYTGWDSHQLEHELEENAWIVSENSYKNKIIGKPTTHFWKEKIMELGGDYLIWSNAPENPVLN